One window from the genome of Paenibacillus azoreducens encodes:
- the rsgA gene encoding ribosome small subunit-dependent GTPase A has protein sequence MMDLKTYGYTEIEAIQGGLLPGRVTELRRERFTVMTERGEVAAVLKGAFYHSAETRVDFPCVGDFVLLHYNESGDSLIVRVLPRRSKFSRADYSGHAAGYAKTVREQVVATNFDYVFILSSLNWDFNITRIMRYLTQARQSGGQPVIILTKADLAPDYNLTLAEVTQSIPDVPVHAICSHTGLGMNELAPYLMPGKTVVFLGMSGVGKSSLLNALIEQDVMKVQAIREVDSRGRHTTTHRQLFMLPSGAMVIDTPGMRELGLFDADEGIRASFTDVEEWFLQCRFTDCRHQAEPGCAILAALADGSLPRERWEHYVAQQHENKYVQDKTSYLIDKRARNKTIAMWSKQTKKNGGWKK, from the coding sequence ATGATGGATTTGAAAACCTATGGCTACACAGAAATAGAAGCAATTCAAGGCGGATTATTGCCTGGCAGGGTGACGGAGCTTCGGCGTGAGCGCTTCACGGTCATGACCGAGCGCGGCGAAGTAGCGGCTGTGCTCAAAGGAGCCTTCTATCACAGCGCGGAAACGCGCGTAGACTTTCCGTGCGTCGGTGATTTTGTATTACTGCACTACAACGAGAGCGGAGATTCTCTCATCGTTAGGGTACTGCCCCGCCGCTCCAAGTTTTCACGCGCGGATTACTCAGGGCATGCGGCAGGCTATGCCAAAACCGTGCGGGAACAGGTCGTTGCAACCAACTTTGACTATGTGTTCATCCTTTCTTCTCTGAATTGGGATTTCAACATTACCCGCATCATGCGGTATCTGACACAAGCCAGGCAGAGTGGCGGCCAGCCGGTCATCATTCTGACCAAGGCTGATCTCGCCCCAGATTATAATCTCACGCTCGCAGAAGTCACGCAAAGCATCCCTGATGTGCCGGTTCACGCGATCTGCAGTCATACGGGCCTAGGGATGAACGAACTCGCTCCCTACTTGATGCCTGGTAAAACAGTCGTCTTTCTCGGCATGTCCGGCGTCGGTAAATCGTCTCTGCTAAATGCGTTGATAGAACAGGACGTAATGAAGGTTCAGGCGATCCGGGAGGTCGACAGCCGGGGGCGGCATACGACAACGCACCGTCAACTGTTCATGCTCCCCTCCGGTGCGATGGTCATCGATACGCCGGGAATGCGTGAGCTTGGGCTTTTTGATGCCGACGAAGGCATACGTGCAAGCTTTACCGATGTGGAGGAATGGTTCCTGCAATGCCGATTTACGGATTGCCGCCATCAAGCCGAGCCGGGCTGTGCCATTCTTGCCGCACTTGCCGACGGTTCGTTGCCGCGTGAACGCTGGGAGCATTATGTTGCCCAGCAGCATGAGAACAAGTATGTCCAGGATAAAACGAGCTACCTTATCGACAAGAGGGCTCGAAACAAGACGATCGCCATGTGGAGCAAGCAAACGAAGAAAAACGGAGGATGGAAGAAATGA
- a CDS encoding response regulator transcription factor: MKRNVLYIEDNEKIGSLLKEELEQRGFSVQWLLSGEGAETEVHQHEIVILDIMLPGLDGFTVGKRLKKAAPAVPILLLSARTSINDKVDGLQFADDYLTKPFHTDELVARLEVLIRRSGGTQSERISLGDHIEVDPEVQMVYDKRTGEEIILTGKQHQILMYFLRHPNQVLPKEQIYEAIWEEAYITGDKTLMVHIHRLRQKLERHPDSPEIIETLKGIGYRVKL, encoded by the coding sequence TTGAAAAGAAACGTATTATATATTGAAGATAATGAGAAAATAGGCAGCCTGCTAAAAGAAGAATTGGAACAGCGAGGATTTTCAGTTCAGTGGCTGCTTTCTGGTGAAGGAGCCGAAACAGAAGTACATCAGCATGAAATCGTTATTTTGGATATCATGTTACCCGGTTTAGACGGATTTACAGTGGGAAAACGATTAAAAAAGGCAGCTCCTGCTGTTCCTATATTGCTGTTATCTGCCCGAACATCGATAAATGATAAGGTAGATGGTTTACAATTTGCTGATGACTATTTAACGAAACCATTCCATACGGATGAATTGGTTGCAAGATTAGAAGTATTAATCCGTCGAAGTGGTGGAACACAATCCGAACGCATTTCATTAGGAGATCATATTGAAGTAGATCCGGAAGTCCAAATGGTATATGACAAACGCACGGGAGAAGAAATTATATTGACAGGGAAACAACATCAAATTTTAATGTACTTCTTACGGCACCCTAATCAAGTTTTACCAAAAGAACAAATTTATGAAGCTATTTGGGAAGAAGCTTATATAACGGGTGATAAAACATTAATGGTGCATATCCATCGACTGCGTCAAAAGCTGGAACGTCATCCAGATTCCCCAGAGATTATTGAAACGCTGAAGGGAATAGGCTATCGGGTGAAACTATGA